One window of the Impatiens glandulifera unplaced genomic scaffold, dImpGla2.1, whole genome shotgun sequence genome contains the following:
- the LOC124918331 gene encoding protein farnesyltransferase/geranylgeranyltransferase type-1 subunit alpha-like codes for MDSDEDKRIPLSKRPEWSDVIPVLQDESSNPVGSIAYTEDFFETMNYFRAVYFADERSLRALHLTTEAIDMNPGNYTVWQFRRRILDELNADLSSELYFVEHVAISNSKNYQMWHHRRWLAEKLGKHAIKRELAFTKKIFAEDAKNYHAWSHRKWVLQTLGGWEDELAYCQQLLEDDIFNNSAWNQRYFVITRSPLLRGLEAMRESEVNYTIKAIISNPENESLWRYLTGLYKNDARSLANNPAVSLVCLKILNMSNSNSNNNNNNTNPIFALSTLLDLLCHGFQPSQEFKDAVAALNSESPKVDYDLGNMICSTLERVDQMRASYWQWRKNLLPYISNGFLINIPLIRIFFNKDANICNGFSYVCY; via the coding sequence ATGGACTCCGACGAGGACAAGAGGATTCCGTTGAGTAAGAGGCCGGAATGGTCGGATGTGATTCCTGTACTGCAAGACGAAAGCTCAAATCCTGTCGGTTCAATCGCATATACGGAAGATTTTTTTGAAACAATGAACTACTTCAGGGCTGTTTACTTTGCTGACGAGCGTTCTCTGCGTGCTCTGCATCTCACTACCGAAGCCATCGACATGAATCCTGGAAATTACACTGTTTGGCAATTTAGGCGCAGAATACTGGATGAGCTCAACGCAGATTTATCAAGTGAACTATATTTTGTTGAACATGTTGCCATCTCTAACTCCAAGAATTATCAGATGTGGCATCACAGGCGATGGCTTGCGGAGAAACTGGGAAAACATGCCATAAAGAGGGAGCTTGCCTTCACCAAGAAGATTTTTGCTGAAGATGCTAAGAATTATCATGCATGGTCCCATAGGAAGTGGGTTCTTCAGACACTAGGTGGGTGGGAAGATGAACTTGCTTATTGCCAGCAGCTTCTTGAAgatgacatttttaataattctgcTTGGAATCAGAGATATTTTGTGATCACAAGATCACCTCTTTTGAGAGGATTAGAGGCAATGAGGGAATCGGAAGTAAACTATACTATAAAAGCAATAATATCTAACCCTGAAAATGAAAGTCTATGGAGATACCTCACGGGGCTTTACAAGAACGATGCAAGATCATTAGCGAACAACCCTGCTGTGTCTTTGGTATGTCTGAAGATTCTGAATATgagtaatagtaatagtaataataataataataatacaaatccAATATTTGCATTGAGCACTCTTTTGGATCTTCTCTGCCACGGATTCCAACCGAGCCAGGAATTCAAAGATGCAGTTGCTGCTTTGAATTCAGAGTCACCAAAAGTGGATTATGATTTGGGAAACATGATTTGTTCGACATTGGAACGTGTGGATCAAATGAGAGCCAGTTATTGGCAGTGGCGCAAAAACTTGCTCCCttatattagtaacggttttctcaTAAACATACCCTTAAttcgaattttttttaataaagacgCTAATATTTGTAACGGGTTTTCCTATGTCTGTTACTAA